From a single Arachis hypogaea cultivar Tifrunner chromosome 3, arahy.Tifrunner.gnm2.J5K5, whole genome shotgun sequence genomic region:
- the LOC114927471 gene encoding TMV resistance protein N-like, translated as MVQYAKGLPLALNVIGSDLFGKTIEEWESALKKYERIPSREILDVLRVSYDNLDDNEKEIFLDIACFFKGNFRQDVEKTLVASRFFPEYGIGVLIDKSLVTISDANTIKMHDLMQDLGRDIARKDSPFDPGKRRRLWHCDDVLEVLTKNTVSA; from the coding sequence ATGGTTCAATATGCCAAAGGCCTTCCACTGGCTTTGAATGTGATTGGTTCTGATCTGTTTGGCAAAACAATTGAAGAATGGGAAAGTGCATTGAAGAAATATGAAAGAATTCCAAGCAGAGAGATCTTAGATGTGCTCAGAGTAAGCTATGATAATTTGGATGATAATGAGAAGGAAATTTTCCTTGACATTGCATGTTTCTTCAAAGGAAACTTTAGACAGGATGTGGAAAAGACACTAGTGGCCTCACGTTTCTTTCCAGAATATGGCATTGGAGTACTTATTGACAAATCTCTAGTAACTATTAGTGATGCCAACACAATTAAGATGCATGATCTTATGCAAGACCTTGGAAGAGACATTGCTAGAAAGGATTCGCCATTCGATCCGGGGAAACGTAGAAGACTATGGCACTGTGACGATGTTCTTGAGGTCCTGACAAAAAACACAGTAAGTGCATAG